The sequence CTGGTGGTGGGCGGCAAAGCGCTCCCAGATAATGCCGTTAACATCTTTATCCATTGAAAATGACTCAGCCTCGTCATCCTCCCAGCCTAGGTGGCGCAGCTGCCCCGGTGGCACTCCAGCCGCCTGACGAATTGAAAGATTGAGTTGGTCCGTCCGCCAAAGGGCATAAATTCCCTCGACCACCAGATCGGGATGGCAGCCCAAACGGACCGAATAATCGGCCACAGAGGCGGCAATGTCCTCAGTAGACAGAGCGATATGGAGCTTCTTCATGCCAGCATTCTCCCAGGGCGACACCGCCGACCCTGTAAACTAGGGTCAACCTTACCATGACGCTTTCTACACCCATCCATGACCCACGCCACCGATATTCACACCCTGGCCCGCTGGATGGCGGCAGACTTTAGTAATCAGCAACAGGCCTTCGACAACCCGCCCCTGTTTGCCCACATTCGCGTCTGCATGCGCCCCCTGCCCACCGAGACTTTAAATGGCCTAGGCTTCTACATTGAGCAAGCCTACGATTTTCAGATTAACCAGCCCTACCGGGCTCGCGGCATGCGGCTCAGCGCCCAGGGCGACCACATTTTAATTGAGAACTACACCCTGCCCCAGGGCGAAGCCTTTTACGGTGCGTCTCGTGACCTAGATCAGCTCGCCAAACTCACCCCCGACCACTTTGAGAAAACTCCTGGCTGCAACATGATCGTTCATTGGACCGGCCACAGCTTTAAGGGCGCGGTAGAACCGGGCAACGCCTGTATGGTCACCCGCAATGGCAAGCTCACCTACTTAGACAGTGAGTTTGAAATCGATGCCGACCAGTTCATCAGCTGGGACCGGGGCCGCGACCCGGAGACCAATGAGCATCTGTGGGGGTCGCTGGCAGGGCCGTTTATGTTTAAGCGCCGGGCCAGCTTTGCCGATGAAATTAAAGATTAGTGGACGCTGCGATCGCAGCATCCACTAATCTTTGCAATCCCCCTCCCACTCCCGTCTATCATGGGGAACATCGCAGCAGTGCAGCAGTAGGAGCCAGGGACGGTGGAGTCCAAATACAACCCCGCAGAGATCGAGCAGAAGTGGCAGCAGGTTTGGGCCGAGCAGGGGCTAGACAAAGCCATAGAAAACCCCGATCAGCCGAAGTTCTACGCCCTGTCGATGTTTCCGTACCCGTCAGGAAACCTGCACATGGGCCACGTGCGCAACTACACCATTACCGACGTGGTGGCGCGGGTGCGGCGCATGCAGGGCTACCGGGTGTTGCACCCCATGGGCTGGGATGCCTTTGGGTTGCCCGCCGAGAATGCGGCGATCGATCGCGGTGTTCACCCCGCCCAGTGGACCTACCAAAACATTGACCAGATGAGGGCGCAACTGCAAGAGCTGGGCCTCTCCTACGACTGGGATCGGGAGGTGGCCACCTGTGCGCCGGACTACTACCGCTGGACCCAGTGGATCTTTATTCAAATGTTGACGATGGGCCTGGCCTACCAGAAAGAGGCCGCAGTCAACTGGGACCCTATCGACCAGACAGTGCTGGCCAACGAACAGGTGGATAGCGAGGGTAAATCCTGGCGATCGGGTGCCCTGGTCGAGAAAAAACTGCTGCGCCAGTGGTTCCTCAAAATTACCGACTACGCTGAGGAGCTGCTGCAAGACCTAGACAAGCTGCCCGGCTGGCCCGAGCGGGTACGCACCATGCAGGCCAACTGGATTGGCAAATCGACTGGTGCTCAGGTCGTGTTTACCACCGAGGCGGGCGATGCCCTGCCGGTGTTTACTACCCGGCCTGACACCCTGTGGGGGGCTACCTTTATGGTGCTGTCGCCCGAGCATCCTTTGGTCGAAAAGCTGACCGCCCCCGATCGCGTCGCTGCCGTAGATGACTACCGCAAAGCCGCCGCCGCCAAGAGCGAGATCGATCGCACCGCCGAAGACCGCGAAAAAACCGGCGTGTGGACCGGTAGCTACGCCGTGAACCCCGTGAACGGGGCCAAAATCCCGATCTGGATTGCCGACTACGTGCTGATGG is a genomic window of Nodosilinea sp. E11 containing:
- a CDS encoding chromophore lyase CpcT/CpeT codes for the protein MTHATDIHTLARWMAADFSNQQQAFDNPPLFAHIRVCMRPLPTETLNGLGFYIEQAYDFQINQPYRARGMRLSAQGDHILIENYTLPQGEAFYGASRDLDQLAKLTPDHFEKTPGCNMIVHWTGHSFKGAVEPGNACMVTRNGKLTYLDSEFEIDADQFISWDRGRDPETNEHLWGSLAGPFMFKRRASFADEIKD